In one window of Rathayibacter caricis DSM 15933 DNA:
- a CDS encoding EI24 domain-containing protein → MTVLRELALGARLFLRGFGTWVRSPRAMLLGAIPPLIVGLVFLGLLVLVVTRVGDVVAALTPFADDWSDTWASNARLAISIAAVGALVALGVVVFAAVTLLVGDPFYERIWRGVEDELGGVPDERESGFWAGLARSLRDSAVLIATSLGIGIVLVLLGVIPIVGQVIGLVAGALVGGRALALELTGFAGDARGMALGERRRLLGERRAVSLGFGIAVYLAFLVPGGAVIATPAATAGATLLLRTLRGETTERVAASGTP, encoded by the coding sequence ATGACGGTCCTGCGCGAACTCGCCCTCGGCGCCCGCCTCTTCCTCCGCGGCTTCGGCACCTGGGTGCGCTCGCCCCGCGCGATGCTGCTGGGGGCGATCCCTCCGCTGATCGTGGGCCTCGTGTTCCTCGGCCTGCTCGTGCTCGTCGTGACCCGCGTGGGCGACGTCGTCGCCGCGCTGACCCCGTTCGCCGACGACTGGAGCGACACCTGGGCGTCGAACGCACGACTGGCGATCTCGATCGCGGCGGTCGGCGCCCTCGTCGCCCTCGGGGTCGTCGTGTTCGCGGCGGTCACCCTGCTGGTGGGCGACCCGTTCTACGAGCGGATCTGGCGCGGTGTCGAGGACGAGCTCGGCGGCGTGCCGGACGAGCGGGAATCCGGGTTCTGGGCCGGGCTGGCCCGCTCGCTCCGAGACTCGGCCGTGCTCATCGCGACGTCGCTGGGCATCGGGATCGTGCTGGTGCTGCTGGGCGTGATCCCGATCGTCGGCCAGGTGATCGGCCTCGTGGCGGGAGCCCTCGTCGGCGGTCGCGCGCTCGCCCTCGAGCTGACGGGCTTCGCCGGCGACGCACGCGGCATGGCTCTCGGCGAACGGCGACGGCTCCTCGGCGAGCGCCGGGCCGTGTCGCTCGGCTTCGGGATCGCCGTCTATCTCGCGTTCCTCGTCCCGGGCGGCGCGGTCATCGCCACCCCCGCTGCGACCGCGGGGGCGACGCTCCTCCTGCGCACGCTCCGGGGCGAGACGACCGAGCGCGTCGCCGCGTCCGGGACCCCCTGA
- a CDS encoding anthranilate synthase family protein, which produces MTSLLSRILSSDGSLPFAVVLRQGRSEVDVFTGDVVDVEGLADIPLNGEDVLTLVPYRQVRERGFAAKDDGAPLRNLIVRERESVPLDDVLRLLPEREIPVEERGFDVPDDEYADIVRRVIENEIGRGEGANFVINRAFVAHTDAPPVEAVLAWFRRLLTDESGAYWTFAIHTPGVDGAQTVTAVGATPERHVSVRDGVAMMNPISGTFRHPAAGPTGEEVLAFLADVKESEELFMVVDEEMKMMSAVCPNGGRILGPFLKQMSRLSHTEYLLEGRTDLDVREVLRLTMFAPTVTGSPMENACAVIAEYEKEPRGYYSGVLALFEPEEHGYTVDAPILIRTAYLRPDGRLTVPAGATLVRHSTPEGEVAETRAKASGVLSALGLLPGRAVPPAVDLNAQPGVAEALEARNERLASFWLRPQAPEHIAGLDGHTALIVDNEDQFTTMLAHQLRHLGMDARVERWSSVEDVLTDDLVVFGPGPGDPRDGSEPRIARLRELMTERLESERPMLAVCLSHQMLSLLAGLPVEPLPAPRQGVRLAVDVFGEEAAIGFYNTFSSVAGSGVERTPLLDLEVSGDPVSGVVDALRGEHVASVQGHLESVLSSDGLRTLERLVRTATAQPARA; this is translated from the coding sequence ATGACCTCGCTCCTCTCCCGCATCCTCTCCTCCGACGGATCGCTGCCGTTCGCCGTCGTGCTCCGGCAGGGCCGGTCCGAGGTGGACGTCTTCACCGGCGACGTCGTCGACGTCGAGGGGCTCGCCGACATCCCGCTGAACGGCGAGGACGTCCTCACCCTCGTCCCCTACCGCCAGGTGCGCGAGCGCGGGTTCGCCGCGAAGGACGACGGAGCGCCGCTGCGCAACCTGATCGTCCGCGAGCGCGAGAGCGTGCCCCTGGACGACGTGCTCCGCCTGCTGCCCGAGCGCGAGATCCCCGTCGAGGAGCGCGGGTTCGACGTGCCCGACGACGAGTACGCGGACATCGTGCGCCGCGTGATCGAGAACGAGATCGGCCGTGGGGAGGGCGCGAACTTCGTCATCAACCGCGCGTTCGTCGCCCACACCGACGCTCCCCCGGTCGAGGCGGTGCTGGCCTGGTTCCGCCGGCTGCTGACCGACGAGTCGGGCGCCTACTGGACCTTCGCGATCCACACGCCCGGCGTCGACGGCGCCCAGACCGTGACCGCGGTCGGAGCGACCCCCGAGCGGCACGTCTCGGTGCGCGACGGCGTCGCGATGATGAACCCCATCAGCGGCACGTTCCGCCACCCGGCCGCCGGGCCCACGGGCGAGGAGGTGCTCGCGTTCCTCGCCGACGTGAAGGAGAGCGAGGAGCTCTTCATGGTCGTGGACGAGGAGATGAAGATGATGAGCGCGGTCTGCCCGAACGGCGGACGCATCCTGGGCCCCTTCCTCAAGCAGATGTCGCGGCTCAGCCACACCGAGTACCTCCTCGAGGGGCGCACCGACCTCGACGTCCGCGAGGTGCTGCGCCTGACGATGTTCGCGCCCACCGTCACCGGCTCCCCGATGGAGAACGCCTGCGCCGTCATCGCCGAGTACGAGAAGGAGCCGCGCGGCTACTACTCCGGCGTCCTCGCCCTTTTCGAGCCCGAGGAGCACGGCTACACCGTCGACGCCCCGATCCTGATCCGCACCGCCTACCTCCGCCCCGACGGGCGCCTCACCGTGCCCGCGGGTGCGACCCTCGTGCGCCACTCCACCCCGGAGGGGGAGGTCGCCGAGACGCGCGCCAAGGCGTCCGGCGTGCTGTCGGCGCTCGGGCTCCTGCCGGGCCGGGCGGTCCCGCCGGCCGTCGACCTCAACGCGCAGCCCGGAGTCGCCGAGGCGCTCGAGGCGCGCAACGAGCGCCTCGCGTCGTTCTGGCTCCGGCCCCAGGCGCCCGAGCACATCGCCGGGCTCGACGGCCACACCGCACTGATCGTGGACAACGAGGACCAGTTCACGACGATGCTCGCGCACCAGCTGCGGCACCTCGGCATGGATGCCCGGGTCGAGCGCTGGTCGAGCGTGGAGGACGTGCTCACGGACGACCTCGTGGTGTTCGGGCCCGGCCCCGGCGATCCGCGCGACGGGTCCGAGCCGCGCATCGCGCGACTCCGGGAGCTGATGACCGAGCGGCTCGAGTCGGAGCGGCCGATGCTCGCCGTCTGCCTCAGCCACCAGATGCTCTCGCTGCTCGCCGGACTGCCGGTCGAGCCTCTGCCCGCTCCGCGGCAGGGCGTGCGCCTCGCCGTCGACGTCTTCGGCGAGGAGGCGGCGATCGGCTTCTACAACACCTTCTCGTCGGTGGCGGGATCGGGTGTCGAGCGCACCCCGCTGCTCGATCTCGAGGTGTCGGGCGACCCGGTCAGCGGAGTGGTCGACGCGCTCCGCGGCGAGCACGTCGCGTCGGTGCAGGGCCACCTGGAGTCGGTGCTGTCCTCGGACGGGCTGCGCACGCTCGAGCGCCTCGTGCGCACCGCGACGGCGCAGCCGGCTCGCGCATGA
- a CDS encoding fructose-bisphosphatase class II family protein has product MSDVRLIASDAYSLELRYAIADSVRAAAEAARAWHGRGDKEAADAAAVAAMREVLADAPFDGVVVIGEGEKDEAPMLANGERLGRATSPSCDVAVDPLDGTRLTAEGLPGSVCVIALAPRGTLFDPRDVFYMDKLVCSAAGAGVVSLDRSPGDNARALAEALGRPVEELVVAVLDKPRHVALIAELRGVGVALSLRGEGDVSVAIEAADPDGAVDLVLGIGGTPEGVVAACAVRALGGVMEGRLAPQTNGERANALAAGHDLERLLRLEDLVASDDVLFAGCAV; this is encoded by the coding sequence ATGAGCGACGTGCGGCTGATCGCGTCGGACGCCTACTCCCTGGAGCTGCGCTACGCGATCGCCGACAGTGTGCGGGCGGCGGCGGAAGCGGCCAGGGCCTGGCACGGGCGCGGCGACAAGGAGGCGGCCGACGCCGCCGCCGTCGCGGCGATGCGCGAGGTGCTGGCCGACGCTCCGTTCGACGGAGTCGTGGTGATCGGTGAGGGCGAGAAGGACGAGGCGCCGATGCTCGCGAACGGCGAGCGCCTCGGCCGCGCGACCTCTCCCTCGTGCGACGTGGCGGTCGATCCGCTCGACGGCACCCGGCTGACCGCCGAGGGGCTGCCCGGATCGGTCTGCGTGATCGCGCTGGCGCCGCGGGGCACGCTCTTCGATCCGCGCGACGTCTTCTACATGGACAAGCTGGTCTGCTCGGCGGCGGGTGCGGGAGTGGTCTCGCTCGACCGCTCCCCCGGCGACAACGCGCGGGCGCTGGCAGAGGCGCTGGGCAGGCCTGTGGAGGAGCTCGTGGTCGCGGTGCTCGACAAGCCGCGGCACGTCGCCCTGATCGCCGAGCTGCGCGGCGTCGGAGTCGCGCTGTCGCTGCGCGGCGAAGGAGACGTGTCGGTCGCGATCGAGGCGGCCGACCCCGACGGCGCGGTCGATCTGGTTCTCGGCATCGGGGGGACGCCGGAGGGCGTCGTCGCGGCGTGCGCCGTCCGTGCGCTGGGCGGTGTCATGGAGGGGCGGCTCGCGCCGCAGACGAACGGCGAGCGGGCGAACGCTCTGGCCGCCGGTCACGACCTGGAGCGGCTGCTGCGACTGGAGGACCTGGTCGCCTCGGACGACGTGCTCTTCGCGGGCTGCGCGGTCTGA
- a CDS encoding F390 synthetase-related protein — protein MSALTVLRAFSQTRWSRRFRSPDRLAAHQRRLLLRHLRFLGRHSPYFTALAAQQERPGDPLELQRLPLMDKAVMMATFDAMNTVGLRRDDVLALALESERSRDFTPTLHGVSVGLSSGTSGHRGLFVVSRRERERWAGTVLARFLPPGRILGQRIAFFLRADNTLYETVQSRVVSFRFFDVYDEAAENVRRLGAYRPTLLVAPPSVLLMLAAAVRAGELDIDPIRVVSVAEVLQPGDEAVIAAAFGQEVIHQAYQCTEGFLAHTCALGTLHLNEDLVAVEREELGDGRFIPIVTDLTRRAQPIVRYRLNDVLRSRSTPCPCGSALTALDGIEGREDDVLLLPGPDGQPIRVYSDLIVRAMMYAEGFEEFRVVQTGEEQLTVAVDALNAEVERSVALEMSILGRRLGFRPPALVFQQYSHDGSKKLRRVERAL, from the coding sequence ATGTCCGCTCTGACAGTCCTCCGCGCTTTCTCGCAGACGCGCTGGTCGCGGCGGTTCCGCTCACCCGACCGACTCGCGGCGCACCAGCGACGACTGCTGCTCCGCCACCTCCGTTTCCTCGGGCGGCACTCCCCGTACTTCACGGCTCTCGCCGCGCAGCAGGAGCGTCCCGGCGATCCTCTCGAACTCCAGCGCCTCCCGCTGATGGACAAAGCGGTCATGATGGCGACCTTCGACGCGATGAACACGGTCGGCCTGCGCCGGGACGACGTGCTGGCGCTGGCCCTCGAGAGCGAGCGGAGCCGCGACTTCACTCCCACTCTCCACGGCGTCTCCGTCGGACTCTCGTCCGGTACGAGCGGGCACCGGGGCTTGTTCGTCGTGAGCCGACGCGAGCGGGAGCGCTGGGCCGGGACCGTGCTGGCCCGGTTCCTCCCGCCCGGACGGATACTCGGCCAGCGGATCGCCTTCTTCCTGCGGGCCGACAACACGCTCTACGAGACGGTGCAGTCACGAGTCGTCTCCTTCCGCTTCTTCGACGTCTACGACGAGGCGGCCGAGAACGTCCGCCGCCTCGGCGCGTACCGGCCCACCCTCCTCGTCGCTCCTCCGTCGGTTCTGCTGATGCTCGCCGCCGCTGTCCGCGCGGGGGAGCTGGACATCGATCCGATCCGTGTCGTCTCGGTCGCCGAAGTCCTGCAACCGGGTGATGAGGCGGTCATCGCTGCGGCATTCGGTCAGGAGGTGATCCATCAGGCCTATCAGTGCACAGAAGGATTCCTCGCGCACACGTGCGCACTCGGAACGCTGCACCTCAACGAGGATCTCGTCGCCGTCGAACGCGAAGAGCTCGGGGACGGGCGCTTCATCCCCATCGTGACGGATCTCACCCGGAGAGCGCAGCCGATCGTGCGCTACCGCCTGAACGACGTCCTGCGCAGCCGCTCCACCCCTTGCCCCTGCGGCAGCGCCCTCACGGCCCTCGACGGCATCGAGGGCCGTGAGGACGACGTCCTCCTCCTGCCCGGCCCGGACGGACAGCCGATCCGGGTCTACTCCGACCTGATCGTGCGGGCGATGATGTACGCCGAGGGATTCGAGGAGTTCCGCGTGGTGCAGACCGGCGAGGAGCAGCTCACCGTCGCGGTCGATGCGCTGAACGCCGAGGTGGAGCGGTCGGTCGCGCTCGAGATGTCGATCCTCGGCCGGAGGCTCGGGTTCCGTCCGCCGGCGCTCGTCTTCCAGCAGTACTCCCACGACGGATCCAAGAAGCTGCGGCGGGTGGAGCGGGCTCTCTGA
- a CDS encoding NAD-dependent epimerase/dehydratase family protein, which translates to MTGDRRVLITGATGFLGGYAVSEFAANGDDVIASGRNTAVLDRLARTHRLETIARDLHGLASTAVRADVLVHAAALSSPWARSKDFQEHNVVGTRRMIDLVERSGVRRMVFVSSPSIYSAHRHRFDVREDEVDPRNTMSLYIRSKITAERMLQTAHAEGRIPELVILRPRGLIGVGDPSLLPRLVEASRRGGIPLFDDGENLVDVTCVENAATALRLAADTPTAHGSVYNITNGEPTPFGALLDRFFAAMGEVPRYRRVDLRVLRAAAVALERIYTLAPVGAEPPFTRYTVATLAYAQTLDISRARAELGYRPSVPLSEGIARVGAHFRALRG; encoded by the coding sequence GTGACCGGGGATCGACGGGTCCTGATCACCGGGGCCACAGGATTCCTCGGCGGGTACGCGGTGTCCGAATTCGCGGCGAACGGTGACGACGTCATCGCGTCCGGACGGAACACCGCCGTGCTGGATCGTCTCGCGCGAACGCATCGACTGGAGACCATCGCACGGGATCTGCACGGGCTCGCCTCCACGGCGGTGCGCGCGGACGTGCTGGTGCACGCAGCTGCGCTGTCGAGCCCGTGGGCCCGGAGCAAGGACTTCCAGGAGCACAACGTCGTCGGCACGCGCCGCATGATCGATCTCGTCGAGCGCTCGGGAGTGCGCAGGATGGTGTTCGTCTCCTCGCCGAGCATCTACTCGGCGCACCGTCATCGCTTCGATGTCCGCGAGGACGAGGTCGACCCCCGCAACACGATGAGCCTCTACATCCGCAGCAAGATCACCGCTGAGCGGATGCTGCAGACCGCTCACGCCGAGGGCCGCATCCCCGAACTGGTGATCCTCCGACCGCGCGGGCTGATCGGGGTCGGCGACCCGAGCCTCCTCCCTCGACTCGTCGAGGCGAGCCGGCGAGGAGGGATCCCGCTGTTCGACGACGGCGAGAACCTCGTCGACGTGACCTGCGTCGAGAACGCCGCCACCGCCCTCCGTCTCGCGGCGGACACCCCCACCGCGCACGGCTCCGTCTACAACATCACGAACGGGGAGCCGACGCCCTTCGGAGCGCTCCTGGACCGGTTCTTCGCCGCGATGGGAGAAGTGCCGCGGTACCGGAGAGTCGATCTGAGGGTCCTGCGTGCGGCAGCGGTCGCGCTGGAGCGGATCTACACGCTCGCCCCGGTCGGGGCCGAACCGCCGTTCACCCGATACACGGTCGCGACGCTCGCCTACGCGCAGACGCTCGACATCTCCCGGGCCCGCGCCGAGCTCGGCTACCGTCCGTCAGTCCCTCTCAGTGAGGGGATCGCCCGGGTCGGCGCTCACTTCCGGGCGCTCCGTGGCTGA
- a CDS encoding 3-oxoacyl-ACP synthase III family protein, translating into MRAEDVDVVLNASGTQLQAIPDGGALLAAGLGLTDVFAYSLHATCLSFLFALQEAGFLIASGRAQHVLIVATEGGSRGIDFTQAESAILFGDAAAAVVVGPALLDGQGVVASSFKTQTSGVRHAEIRGMGSRIRVEEAAERLSDFKFDMKGGQLLVDALRHFPRFLEGVRPGLSKGTPGIDRIVPHQTSKAGMEGMARLWGREKMIVTLGEVGNTIGSAIPLALHRARIQEGESVLLVGTGAGTHYGAVILQC; encoded by the coding sequence GTGCGCGCCGAGGACGTGGACGTCGTGCTCAACGCCTCCGGAACCCAGCTCCAGGCCATTCCCGACGGCGGAGCACTCCTCGCCGCGGGCCTCGGCCTCACCGATGTGTTCGCGTACAGCCTCCACGCCACGTGCCTCTCGTTCCTGTTCGCACTGCAGGAGGCGGGATTCCTCATCGCGAGCGGCCGAGCCCAGCACGTCCTGATCGTCGCCACGGAAGGAGGCAGCAGGGGGATCGACTTCACCCAGGCCGAGAGCGCGATCCTGTTCGGAGACGCCGCCGCGGCCGTCGTCGTCGGCCCCGCACTCCTCGATGGTCAGGGCGTCGTCGCGTCGTCGTTCAAGACTCAGACCTCGGGAGTCCGTCACGCCGAGATCAGGGGCATGGGCTCCCGGATCCGCGTCGAGGAAGCAGCGGAGCGCTTGAGCGACTTCAAGTTCGACATGAAGGGCGGTCAGCTCCTCGTCGACGCCCTCCGTCATTTCCCGCGGTTCCTCGAAGGCGTGCGTCCCGGCCTCAGCAAGGGGACCCCGGGCATCGACCGCATCGTCCCCCATCAGACCAGCAAGGCCGGGATGGAGGGGATGGCGCGGCTCTGGGGTCGCGAGAAGATGATCGTCACCCTCGGCGAGGTCGGGAACACGATCGGGTCCGCGATCCCCCTCGCACTCCACCGCGCCCGGATCCAGGAGGGCGAGTCCGTGCTGCTCGTGGGCACCGGCGCGGGAACCCACTACGGCGCAGTGATCCTTCAGTGCTGA
- a CDS encoding ABC transporter ATP-binding protein, with protein sequence MLTDRPFVRLEGVSKSYRTGGRRVTALRQADLDIEQGHFTVVLGPSGSGKSTLLNLLGGMDTCSSGTIRVGEETISTYREKSLTEYRRNSVGFVFQFYNLIANLTALENVALAASLTMDRRSAESRAVEELAGVGLTHRASNFPGQLSGGEMQRVAIARALVKRPALLLCDEPTGALDSRTGERIMTLLQATAAATTTAVVVVTHDHRLGGTADRLIRLNDGEIVSSEVNPHPVPVSEAIG encoded by the coding sequence GTGCTGACCGACCGGCCCTTCGTCCGACTGGAGGGCGTCTCGAAGTCCTACCGAACGGGAGGTCGCCGGGTCACCGCGCTCAGGCAGGCCGACCTCGACATCGAGCAGGGTCACTTCACCGTCGTCCTCGGCCCGTCGGGCTCGGGGAAGAGCACACTGCTGAATCTTCTCGGAGGGATGGACACCTGCAGCAGCGGGACCATCCGCGTCGGCGAGGAGACCATCTCGACGTACCGCGAGAAGAGCCTGACCGAGTACCGGCGGAATTCGGTGGGGTTCGTCTTCCAGTTCTACAACCTGATCGCGAATCTGACGGCGCTCGAGAACGTCGCTCTGGCCGCGTCGCTGACCATGGACCGCCGCTCGGCCGAGAGCCGCGCTGTGGAGGAGCTGGCGGGAGTCGGGCTGACGCACCGGGCGTCCAACTTCCCCGGCCAGTTGTCCGGCGGCGAGATGCAGCGGGTCGCCATCGCCCGAGCGCTGGTCAAGCGTCCGGCTCTGCTGCTCTGCGACGAGCCCACCGGAGCTCTGGACTCGAGAACGGGCGAGCGCATCATGACGCTTCTGCAGGCCACCGCCGCCGCCACGACGACCGCGGTCGTCGTCGTGACGCACGACCACCGGCTCGGCGGCACGGCGGACCGCTTGATCCGGTTGAACGACGGCGAGATCGTCAGCTCCGAGGTGAATCCTCACCCCGTTCCGGTGTCCGAGGCGATCGGATGA
- a CDS encoding ABC transporter permease encodes MIGLLVTKLRRDLLRYGSQFVSVLLMSALSVTVYAGLEGAWRGMQVEIDRFAAESALPDAWVRASASTASDVAALTRLPGVVDVSSSTTFPLLHARADGTGTLLVTSSGSTSVNRPLVTAGAPVDPDGEGIWIDAAYAQAHGVVVGDRIQLSRPGHADAPVVRGLVVVPDALALTAPGLIAPDFDDYAPALMSAAEAADAFGIAFTGDTLRVVGGAAEVQEHAPDILGERYLGFSDRTSNPSIAPVFIRVGQIRDVSVMFSSLFVLVALLAMSTSIRRLVEIQRTETATLGALGLGRTTIGLSFVGLSSTVVVIGAAVGAALAPALSSYVLGTQQEAFALPNWRISYSWTTPLLALGLLLACAVAAWAVTAGARSRSPAVGMRPAAERSHRLLIERSPRAWSRIGFGERWALRDAVGNPLRIGVGVLASSGCMMLLLAGFGIPESLSHQVARGYDDQYRYADWVAVAPGATPEQLAALETAAGSGQWVMQRPFRFDGKDRTEYVLTVLGPGDLFVLRDADDRVLDLGAGAAITPRVRATADAVIGSPVRIEVGGGQTVDVSLASTAVISQPQGILLTRAEWTESGGVFAPTAYLTRSPLPPGALDDSAAATTTLPLGQQRANAEQVIASLGGVFTIMKVLAVLLAVVSLYNLGALSFSERQRSYATLRVLGSRTRELRRLAGTENALTAVVGWLLGIPLGLWFLAQYTALFSDDRAVYVPHVTAPTLVTASAVTLFFALTATLLLTRRVRRIEMASALKGVE; translated from the coding sequence ATGATCGGTCTCCTGGTGACCAAGCTCCGGCGCGATCTCCTCCGCTACGGGAGCCAGTTCGTGTCGGTGCTGCTGATGTCGGCCCTGAGCGTGACGGTGTACGCCGGGCTGGAAGGCGCCTGGCGGGGCATGCAGGTCGAGATCGACCGCTTCGCCGCCGAGAGTGCTCTCCCCGACGCCTGGGTCCGCGCGTCCGCCAGCACCGCATCGGACGTCGCGGCGCTCACCCGCCTCCCCGGGGTCGTCGACGTCTCGAGCTCGACGACCTTCCCGCTCCTCCACGCTCGCGCCGACGGCACCGGCACGCTCCTCGTGACATCGTCCGGATCCACGTCCGTCAATCGTCCCCTGGTGACGGCGGGCGCGCCCGTGGATCCTGACGGCGAGGGCATCTGGATCGATGCGGCCTACGCGCAGGCGCACGGCGTCGTGGTCGGAGATCGGATCCAGCTGTCCCGCCCCGGACACGCCGACGCGCCGGTCGTGCGCGGCCTCGTCGTGGTCCCCGACGCGCTGGCCCTCACCGCGCCCGGTCTGATCGCTCCGGATTTCGACGACTACGCGCCCGCTCTGATGTCCGCCGCGGAAGCAGCCGACGCCTTCGGCATCGCGTTCACGGGCGACACGCTCCGCGTCGTCGGCGGAGCGGCGGAGGTCCAGGAGCATGCGCCGGACATCCTCGGCGAGCGCTACCTCGGTTTCTCCGATCGCACCTCGAACCCCTCGATCGCCCCCGTCTTCATCCGGGTCGGGCAGATCCGCGACGTCTCCGTGATGTTCAGCTCCCTCTTCGTCCTGGTCGCCCTGCTGGCGATGTCGACATCGATCCGCAGACTGGTCGAGATCCAGAGGACCGAGACCGCCACCCTCGGCGCACTCGGCCTCGGGCGGACGACGATCGGCCTCTCGTTCGTCGGCCTGTCCTCCACCGTCGTCGTCATCGGTGCCGCCGTGGGTGCGGCACTCGCTCCTGCGCTGTCCTCGTACGTCCTGGGCACGCAGCAGGAGGCGTTCGCCCTTCCGAACTGGCGCATCTCGTACTCCTGGACCACGCCGCTCCTCGCGCTCGGGCTCCTCCTCGCGTGCGCGGTCGCGGCCTGGGCGGTCACAGCCGGTGCGCGGTCCCGCTCTCCGGCCGTCGGGATGAGGCCGGCTGCGGAGCGCTCTCACCGCCTGCTGATCGAACGGTCGCCCCGGGCCTGGTCGCGGATCGGATTCGGGGAGCGGTGGGCTCTGCGGGACGCGGTCGGGAACCCGCTGCGCATCGGAGTCGGCGTCCTCGCCTCGTCCGGGTGCATGATGCTGCTCCTCGCCGGGTTTGGGATCCCCGAGTCGCTCTCGCACCAGGTCGCACGGGGATACGACGATCAGTACCGCTACGCCGACTGGGTCGCCGTGGCACCGGGTGCGACTCCGGAGCAGCTCGCTGCTCTCGAGACCGCGGCGGGCTCGGGACAGTGGGTGATGCAGCGCCCCTTCCGTTTCGACGGCAAGGACAGGACGGAGTACGTGCTCACCGTCCTCGGACCCGGCGACCTCTTCGTCCTCCGGGATGCGGACGACCGCGTCCTCGATCTCGGCGCGGGCGCGGCGATCACTCCTCGAGTGCGGGCGACGGCCGACGCGGTGATCGGATCGCCCGTGCGGATCGAGGTCGGAGGCGGGCAGACGGTGGACGTCTCCCTGGCGTCGACCGCCGTCATCTCACAGCCGCAGGGCATCCTCCTCACGCGAGCGGAGTGGACGGAGTCCGGCGGCGTCTTCGCACCGACCGCCTACCTGACTCGGAGCCCTCTCCCACCGGGCGCACTGGACGATTCCGCCGCTGCGACGACGACCCTCCCGCTCGGTCAGCAGCGCGCGAACGCGGAACAGGTGATCGCCAGCCTGGGCGGGGTCTTCACGATCATGAAGGTCCTCGCGGTACTCCTCGCGGTCGTCTCCCTGTACAACCTGGGAGCGCTGAGCTTCTCGGAGCGCCAGCGCTCCTACGCCACCTTGCGCGTCCTCGGGTCCCGCACTCGCGAACTCCGCCGCCTGGCCGGCACGGAGAACGCCCTCACCGCCGTGGTCGGATGGCTCCTCGGCATTCCGCTCGGCCTGTGGTTCCTCGCGCAGTACACAGCGCTGTTCAGCGACGACCGCGCCGTCTACGTGCCCCACGTGACGGCTCCGACACTCGTGACCGCCTCCGCCGTCACCTTGTTCTTCGCCCTCACAGCGACACTGCTCCTGACCCGGCGCGTCCGGCGGATCGAGATGGCCAGCGCACTGAAAGGCGTCGAGTAG
- a CDS encoding aldo/keto reductase has product MTIDSAPTAHDSSTRAPLGDSGIEVFPLSLGGNVFGWTAGRQTSFDVLDGYVAAGGNFIDTADSYSAWVPGNKGGESETIIGEWLSRRSDRDDVVVATKVSRHPEFQGLAPDTVRAAARASLERLRTDRIDLYYAHFDDDAVAMEDIARVFSELVDEGLVRAIGVSNFSAERIAEWLRIAAAEGLHAPVALQPHYNLVERGIEADLLPLAREHGLAVVPYYALASGFLTGKYRDGTTSDSPRASGAAQYLDDRGRRVLGALDAVAEGHGVEVATVALAWLRSQPGVVAPIASARVMEQLPALVASATLVLGEAELASLDAASRS; this is encoded by the coding sequence ATGACGATCGACAGCGCCCCCACCGCCCACGACTCCTCCACCCGCGCACCGCTCGGCGACTCCGGCATCGAGGTCTTCCCGCTTTCGCTCGGCGGCAACGTCTTCGGCTGGACCGCGGGACGCCAGACCTCCTTCGACGTCCTCGACGGCTACGTGGCCGCAGGCGGGAACTTCATCGACACCGCCGACTCCTACTCGGCGTGGGTCCCCGGCAACAAGGGCGGCGAGTCCGAGACGATCATCGGCGAGTGGCTGAGCCGCCGCTCGGACCGAGACGACGTGGTCGTCGCGACGAAGGTCAGCCGCCACCCCGAGTTCCAGGGCCTCGCCCCCGACACCGTGCGCGCCGCCGCCCGCGCCTCGCTCGAGCGCCTGCGCACCGACCGCATCGACCTCTACTACGCCCACTTCGACGACGACGCGGTCGCGATGGAGGACATCGCCCGCGTCTTCTCGGAGCTCGTCGACGAGGGCCTGGTGCGCGCGATCGGCGTCTCGAACTTCAGCGCCGAGCGCATCGCGGAGTGGCTCCGCATCGCTGCGGCGGAGGGACTGCACGCGCCCGTCGCCCTGCAGCCGCACTACAACCTCGTCGAGCGCGGCATCGAGGCCGACCTGCTGCCGCTCGCCCGCGAGCACGGCCTGGCGGTCGTCCCCTACTACGCCCTCGCCTCCGGGTTCCTGACCGGCAAGTACCGCGACGGCACGACGTCCGACTCGCCCCGTGCCTCCGGAGCCGCGCAGTACCTCGACGACCGCGGTCGCCGGGTGCTCGGCGCGCTGGACGCGGTGGCGGAGGGTCACGGGGTCGAGGTTGCGACGGTCGCGCTGGCCTGGCTCCGCTCGCAGCCCGGAGTCGTCGCGCCGATCGCCAGCGCCCGCGTGATGGAGCAGCTCCCCGCCCTGGTCGCCTCCGCGACCCTCGTCCTCGGCGAGGCCGAGCTCGCCTCCCTCGACGCGGCGAGCCGCTCGTAA